The stretch of DNA GCGTCCGTCCCATCCGCTATGGCGTCCGCTTCCGCCTCGACTGCGTTCTCCAGGAACTTGTCGATCAGAATGGGACGCTCGGGCGTCACATCAACGGCCGCTTCCAGATATCGCTTCAGCATCTGCTCGTCATGCACCACCATCATCGCGCGCCCGCCCAGCACATAGGACGGCCTGACCATCAGCGGGTAGCCGATCTGGTTGGCGATCTCAAGAGCCTCTTCAAACGTCCGAGCCATGCCGGATTCCGGCTGTGGGATTCCGAATTTCCGCATCATGTGCCTGAACCGGTCGCGATCTTCCGCCAAGTCAATCGTTTCCGGGGTTGTCCCAATGATCCGGACTCCTGCCCGTTCGAGCTCGTTCGCTATATTCAGCGGTGTTTGGCCGCCGAATTGAACGATTGCCCCTTCGGGTTTCTCTTTCTCATAGATGGCTAGCACGTCCTCGACCGTCAACGGCTCGAAATAGAGCTTGTCGGAAGTGTCGTAGTCGGTGGAGACGGTTTCGGGATTGCAGTTGACCATGATGGTCTCATATCCGAGGTCGCGCAGCGCAAAGGCGGCGTGCACGCAACAATAATCGAATTCGATTCCCTGACCGATCCGATTCGGTCCGCCCCCGAGGATCATGATCTTTTTTCGGGTACTCGTTGAGACATTGTCGGAGCCGTTGTGAGTCGAGTAGTAATACGCAGCGTCCTTTACTCCGCTGACGGGCACCGGTTGATACGCCTTTGTCAGCCCCAGCGAATTCCGCTTGTTCCGGATATCCGCTTCCGGCGCCTCCAGGAGTTTCGACAGGTATTTGTCGGCGAAACCGTCCTTCTTCGCTTGAACAAGCAGATCATCGGGCGGAAGGTTCCCCTTGTATTTCAAGAGCTGCTCTTCGAGGTCGACCAATTCTTTCATCTGCTCGATGAACCACGGCTTGATGTGGGTCTTCTCATAGAGAAGATCGATCGGGGCGCCCTTGCGCAACGCTTCATACATGATGAACTGCCGTTCGCTTGACGGCGTCGCAAGCAGTTCGTACAGCCGCTCGAGAGATAGTTTATCGAAGTTCCTCGCGAATCCCAGTCCGTGGCGCCCCTTCTCGAGCGAGCGGATCGATTTCTGGAACGCCTCCTTGTACGTCTTGCCGATGCTCATCACCTCACCGACGGCTCGCATCTGCGTCCCCAGCTTGTCCTCGACATCCTGAAACTTCTCGAAGTCCCAGCGAGCGAATTTTACGACAACATAGTCGCCCGAAGGGGTGTATTTATCAAGCGTCCCTTCCCGCCAGTACGGGATTTCGTCGAGCGTTATCCCGCTGGCGAGCATCGAAGAGATCAGGGCGATCGGGAAACCGGTGGCCTTTGAAGCGAGCGCCGATGAGCGCGATGTGCGCGGATTGATCTCGATAACGACCACGCGGCCTGTCTTCGGGTCGTGAGCGAACTGAATGTTTGTTCCGCCGATCACCTGGATGTTCTCGACGATATCATACGAATGCTTCTGCAACCGGCGCTGGAGGTCTTCGTCAATGGTAAGCATGGGAGCCGTGCAGAATGAGTCGCCGGTATGGATACCCATGGCGTCCACGTTCTCGATAAAGCACACGGTTATCATCTGGTTCTTGGCGTCGCGGACAACTTCCAACTCGAGCTCTTCCCATCCGCGAACCGATTCCTCCACGAGCACCTGCCCAACAAGGCTGGCAGCCAGCCCCCGGCTCGCAACCACCGACAGCTCCTCCTGATTGTAAACCATTCCACCGCCGGTGCCTCCAAGGGTGTAGGCGGGCCGGATGACAATCGGATATCCGAGGCGCTCGGCTATTTGTTCGGCCTCTTTCACCGTGTACGCGATCTCACTTCTGGGCATCTCCAGCCCGATCCGCTGCATCGTTTGTTTAAACGCCAGGCGATCCTCGCCGCGCTCTATTGCATCCACCTGCACTCCGATTACTTTGACCGAATACTTGGTCAGGATGCCTTTTCGAGCCAGGTCGGAAGTCAAATTCAGCCCGGACTGGCCCCCCAGATTC from Candidatus Abyssobacteria bacterium SURF_5 encodes:
- a CDS encoding carbamoyl-phosphate synthase large subunit, with protein sequence MPKRTDIEKVMIIGSGPIVIGQACEFDYSGTQACKALRKLGYKIVLVNSNPATIMTDPGMADVTYIEPLTVEAMEDIIAKERPDAILPNLGGQSGLNLTSDLARKGILTKYSVKVIGVQVDAIERGEDRLAFKQTMQRIGLEMPRSEIAYTVKEAEQIAERLGYPIVIRPAYTLGGTGGGMVYNQEELSVVASRGLAASLVGQVLVEESVRGWEELELEVVRDAKNQMITVCFIENVDAMGIHTGDSFCTAPMLTIDEDLQRRLQKHSYDIVENIQVIGGTNIQFAHDPKTGRVVVIEINPRTSRSSALASKATGFPIALISSMLASGITLDEIPYWREGTLDKYTPSGDYVVVKFARWDFEKFQDVEDKLGTQMRAVGEVMSIGKTYKEAFQKSIRSLEKGRHGLGFARNFDKLSLERLYELLATPSSERQFIMYEALRKGAPIDLLYEKTHIKPWFIEQMKELVDLEEQLLKYKGNLPPDDLLVQAKKDGFADKYLSKLLEAPEADIRNKRNSLGLTKAYQPVPVSGVKDAAYYYSTHNGSDNVSTSTRKKIMILGGGPNRIGQGIEFDYCCVHAAFALRDLGYETIMVNCNPETVSTDYDTSDKLYFEPLTVEDVLAIYEKEKPEGAIVQFGGQTPLNIANELERAGVRIIGTTPETIDLAEDRDRFRHMMRKFGIPQPESGMARTFEEALEIANQIGYPLMVRPSYVLGGRAMMVVHDEQMLKRYLEAAVDVTPERPILIDKFLENAVEAEADAIADGTDAFVPAVMEHIELAGVHSGDSACVIPPISIPLKHIETIEEYTRTIAVELKVVGLMNIQYAIANNIVYILEANPRASRTVPLVSKVCGISMARVATEVMLGKRISDLGLSQKCISHFGVKEAVFPFNMFPEVDPVLGPEMRSTGEVLGIADSFGLAFYKSQDAANQRLPLNGTVLLSVNDDEKQGAIEVARRFANLGFEIVATRGTCRFLTDRGFTCKSIDKMHEGRPNIVDAITNKEIQLVINTPVGKLGKYDDSYIRKAAVKYKVPYITTMAAAVATAKGIEAYKNGRGNVKSLQEYHENIK